The genomic segment GGAGTGGAAGAAGGAAGACCTCATAGATATTTTTGATGACGTAATCGGCGTTACGGCATTCCTGGGTAAAGCAGCCGGCAGCCAGGTCATTGTAATGTAAGTTAGATTCTTGGAGGGATAACATGTCCGAAGTAAATATCACGAAAACTATTGACGCCCGGGGCTCTTATTGTCCAGGACCGTTGATGGAACTGGTAAAAGCGATTAAGCGCGGTCAAATAGGGGACGTATATGAATTGTTGTCCAGTGATAACGGTTCGGCCAAAGATGTGCCGGAATGGGTCAACAAAATGGGACACGAGCTTGTATACTGCCGGGAAGATGGAGATTTCTGGCGTATTGCTGTCAAGAAAACAAAATAGCTGCTGGCCGGATGTTAACGGCCGGAGGGGGCGCAGGTAAACTCAAAGTTTAATTCCCTGCGCCCGCCCTGCCGGGTCTTCACTAAAGCTTACTGCTTAAGGGAGTGTCGTACGTGACCAGGCGCATCATCATTGTCGGCGGTGGCGTGGCCGGTACCATGGTGGCCAACCGGCTGGCAAAATCTATGGAAACCGAAGTTTATAACGGCGAGCTGGAAATAGTATTGATTGGTGATACAGGCAAGCATATTTACCAGCCGGGCTTCCTGTTCATGGCCTTCAATGAAGGCTTCCTGGAGCAGTTTGCCAGGGAAGAGAAATACCTGCTGCATCCCAAAGTAAATTTCGTTATGGACGCAGCGCGCCATATCGATGTTGACAGGAAAAGGGTTATTACCGGCAAGCAGTCCTTTGACTACGACTTCCTGGTTATAGCCACGGGGTCGTACCCCGATATGGATTCAGTACCCGGCCTGGCGGCAGGTGGCCACACTTTCTATACCCCAGAAGGCGCGGAGAAACTACGGTATGAAATGCTGAATTTCCAAGGCGGCACCCTGCTGGTAACCATCGACGTGCCCCATAAGTGCCCGGTGGCACCCCTGGAGTTCATTTTTATGGCCGATGATTACTACCGGGAAGCCGGTATCCGTAACAAAGTGCAGTTAAAGTACACCTACCCCATCGGCCGCGTTCATTCCCTGGAGCCTGTTGCTAAATGGGCCGTAAAGGAATTCGAAAAGCGTGGTATTGAATATGAAACCTTTTTTAATCTGGAAAAGGTTGATCCCGAAAAGAGAATTGCTTACAACATGGACGGTTCCGAGCACCCCTATGATTTGCTGATTGCTATCCCGGCTCACCGGGGAGCTAGAGTAATTCAAGATTCCGGGCTGGGCGATGAAGACGGCTTTATCCCCACCGACCGTTATAGTTTAAAGATGGAAGGGCAGGATTGTGTCTATGTGATCGGCGATGCCACCGACCTGCCTGTCAGCAAAGCAGGATCAACCGCCCATTATGAAGCCGACGTAGTCGTGAAAAATTTAATCAGTGAATTAAAGGGATTGCCGGCCACCCATCGTTATAATGGCAAGGCGTTTTGTTTTATTGAAACCGGGTTAAATGAGGCCACGTATATCACCTTTAACTACAAGCAACCGCCGCAGCCGGTGCCGCCTTCAGAGATGCTGCACTGGTTCAAGCTCTCTTACAATGAAATGTACTGGCTGTCTGCCCGGGGGATTTTATAAGGGGGGAGTGAGGAAGGATGGCCCAACCTGCCAGGAAAATAATGGGAACTACCAGTACGGAGCCGGAACTATCCGGACGCTCGCGGGAAGTTTTGGATCTTATCAGTGCCGGTATGGATTCCCTGGAACCGCCTGTTATCCAGAATATGGTTGGCAATTTGGTCCGGCTTGGTGAAATGGCCGATGAATTCAACCGCCCGGAAATGCTGGATCTTTTCCGGGAGGTCGCCAGGGCCGGCAGCAACCTTCGCAGCTTAATTGCAGAAATAAGAGATCTGCAGGAGACGGGGACGATGACTACCTTGCTGGAGCTTGGGAGAGTGGTCCAGGCAATGAAAGATTCGTTAACAGCGGGAGTAGTCACAGGAGCTTTACAACAGATAGTTAATACCGTATTCATGATGGACCAGATTCAAACACTTAAGGGTGACAGGCTCATGACAGGTATGATCGCCGCTATGCAAGAAGCCGTTCAGGAGAATAAGGATAAATCCCCGCAAGGCGTATTGAGTCTGCTGCGGCAATTAAACAATCCGGAGGCCCGGAAAGGCCTTAGTATCTTCGCTTCTTTCCTGCAAAAGCTACCAGCGCATCTGGGTTCTACCAATTAGCATTTATGACAGGCTGCCGGCCGGGCAGCTTTTTTTGTTTTGCCTGCCAAAGTTGTTTGGGTTAATTTATGTTGATAACTACTTTACCATTTATTAACTAAGGTCTTGTCATGGCTGAGGGGATATAGCTGTACCAGTTCGGTCGGGTGAAAGTTAGCAGGGAGTTTATGTAGTGCTCCCCGTTGTCAAGACATTTTTTTGAAAAAATTAAGCTATACTATCCTCCCTTCTTCTTTATTGCAAGTTGCCATATTTGTTGATAATTGCCATTTATCTATGGCTTTTACCTGTTATTAGTTGTTACATGGTGACTAATGTAGTCTCTGCAAGCTTGAGCTGACCGAAATATAAGTCTGCCGGTTTTTGGTGGTTAATGGCCTGGTGTGGCCTCTCAAAGTTGTATTCGTCAATATAGGTCCGTACCGCCCGGTATACTTCCCGGGGCTTCCGGTACTCTTCGTAATAGATTTTTTCCCACTTCAGATTCCTGAAAAACCGTTCTGTAATGGCATTGTCGGTTGCCCGGCCTTTGCCGTCCATGCTGATCTGTATCCCGTTTCTTTTTAAAAGCTCAATGTACTCGCTGCAGGTAAAGTGGCTGCCCTGGTCGCTGTTAATGATTTCCGGCTTCCTCACTGCCAGCGCTTTCTTAAGCGCTCGCATTACAAATGACCGCTCCAGTGTTTGGGATAATTCCCAGCTCACTATATAGCGTGAATACCAGTCGATTATGGCTACCAGGTACATAAAACTGCCTTTCATCCGGATATAGGTGATGTCGATACCCCAGATGTGGTCGGGCCTTTCGGCCTTCACGCCCCTCAGCAGATAGGGATATGTATGGTTTTGATGATTTCGCTTGCTCAGGTTGGGACCTGGGCATAACCCGGCTATCCCCATCCGGCGCATTAGCCGCAGCACGCGCTTTTTATTGACTACATAGCCCATATCCCTTAACACTGCCCGGATCCGCCTGTAGCCGTAATGCGGCCAACGGGTGTAGATCTCGTCTATCTGGTGCATTAGCTCGATGCCTTTGTCTGCTTCCTCCGATGGCTTGTAGTATATGCTGGTGCGGTTGACGTCTAAAAGTTCCGCCTGCCTCTTTACTGAGATTTCGGGGTGATGACGCTCCACCATTTCACGTCTTTCGACGGCGCTCGTTGAGTTCAGCAGATTTTTTTTCAACCAATTGACCTCTATGGTCAACTGGCCGATCTGCTTGATCAGTTCCTCCTTCTCGGCTTCATACTGCTTTCTCATCTTTTCCAGTTCGCTGGCGCCGCGGGTGAAAAGGGAAGGGAGGTTCTCTATGGCCTCAGCCTTCCATCGGTGTAGCTGGGTGGGGTGGACTTCGTATTGAGCAGCGATCTCGGCTACTGTCTTCTCCCCACGGAGCATTTCCAACACGATGTTTGCTTTTTGTTCAGCTGTAAATTTTTTTCTCTTTTCCATGTCACCATTATAGCTTAATTTTTTTGTTTTTGTGTCTTAACCTATGGGTCCATTATATTAATTTGCTAAGCGGCGGCATAGCCGACCTTTACAGAACTGTGGCCGTGCAGGTAAAAGCAACGGCCACTTTTCGTTTTATTTTTTATGCCTATTAACAGGCCATAAAATAAAAATATTTTTCCGGTCAAGAAGGAATTTTGCCATCAATGGCGAATAAATAAAATAGACAGACACATCAGATCACAAAATAACAAAGTGATCTCATAGTAAGGAGCTGACCTTTGTGCGGGAGAACAAAGTAAAAAAAGCCCTGGCCGATGGCGAAGTAGTTATCGGCACCATGATCTCCGAGGTCAGGGGGCCGGGTATTATCACCATGCTGGCTACGGCCGGCTATGATTTCGTCTATATTGACATGGAACATTCCTCTTACAGCATCGAAACCGTGGCCGACATGATAGCCGTCTCCAAAGCCACAGATATCGTGACAATTGTCAGGACGCCGGGTTTGTCGCGGCTGGCCTTATCCCGGCCCCTCGATGCCGGGGCGGAGGGGCTTTTAATCCCCCAGGTAGAGAGCGAAGAAGAAGTAAAGAAAATTGTTGAGTACACCAAGTATTACCCCCTGGGGGAGCGCGGTATGGCCCTGCGGCGCGCCCATTCCAACTTTGCCCCGGTGAAAACGGCCGACTATATTAAGCTGGCCAATGAACAAACTTTAATAGTCATCCAGATTGAAAGCGAGACGGCCATCCGCGACCTGGAAAAGCTCGTAAGTGTACAAGGAGTGGATGCGGCCTTTATCGGGCCTGCTGATCTTACCCAGTCCTACGGCATACCGGGCCAGACAGGAGACCCGCGGATTACCGCCGCCCTTGAACGTTTTATCCGCGTTTGCAATGATCACGGCGTAGCGCCGGGCATTCACGTCTATGACATGGATAGCGCTAAAAGGTGGATCGACGCTGGTATGAGGCTGATAGCCTACTCCAACGATATCAGCATGATCGTGGATACAGGCCGCAGGTATACTGCCGAATTAAAAGAATATGTAGCCTCAAAGTGCTAGTTACGATGCTAAATTATGGGGGTAAATGCAATGGCAAAATTTGTACCCAGGGGCATTATCCCGGCCATGGCCACACCCACCGACGAATGGGGCAATATTAATGAGAGCGCGCTGCGCAAGCTGGTCAATCATTTAATTGAGGGCGGGGTACACGGCCTTTTCCCGGTAGGCAGCCAGGGCGAGTTTTTTGCCCTGACATTTGAGCAAAAGAAAAAAGTGATTGAGATAGTCATTGACGAAACCCGGGGCCGCGTTCCTGTTTACGCCGGCACGGCGGCTCTGACAACGAAGGAAGCCATAGAAACTACTAAAATGGCCCGCGACCTGGGTGTTGATGCCGTATCCATCCTGACGCCCTTTTTCACCAACCTGAGCCAGAAGGAGGTTATCGGGTTTTACCTGGACATAGCCCGGGCCGTCCCCGACCTGCCGGTATTGCTTTACTCCAATCCGGGCAGGACCAAGGTGCCTATTGCGGTAGAAACCGTCAAAGAGCTGGCTGCAGTAGACAACATTGTCGGCATCAAGGACTCCAGCGGCGACATGACCCTTACGGCCGAATACATCAGGGTCACGCGGGATATGGATTTTTCTGTCCTGGCCGGCCGGGACACCCTGATCTATGCCACCCTCTGCTACGGCGGCACAGGCTCCATTACGGCTACGGCCAACGTGGAACCCCGCATAGCAGTAGAAATTTATGAAGCCTTTATGGCCGGCGATCACCGGCGCGCCCTGGAGGCCCAGTACCACCTGGCACCGCTGCGCCTGGCCTTTGAACTGGGCACCTTTCCCGTGGTAATCAAGGAAGCCTTGAATATGATCGGCATCGACGCGGGTAAGGCCATCCGGCCCGTTGGTCCCCTGACGGAAGAAAACCGGGCTCGCCTGCGGCAGGTCTTGCAGGATATGGGCGTAGTTAAAGCATAGGGTGGTGCGGGAAGTCAAATGAAGAAGAAAGTCTTGATCGTCCAGCCGATCCACGAAAGCGGCCTGAAGGTGTTTGACGACCGGTTCGAGGTGCGGGTTGCTCCCGACCCGTCGGTAGAAACAGTTAAACGTGAGATCAAAGGTGTGGAAGGCGTTATCGTGCGCACGGCACCTTTTACCCGGGAAATAATTGCGGCTGCCGACAGCTTGAAAGTCATTGCCCGCCATGGTGTGGGCGTGGATAACATTGATCTTCGGGCGGCTACGGAAAGGGGTATCCTGGTACTCAATACGCCGGATGCCAATGCCGTTTCCGTTGCCGAGCATACCCTTACCGCCATAGGTGCCCTGGCCAAGAGGGTGCTCCCTATGGACCGGGCCACCCGCCGGGGCGACTGGGAAGCCAGGAATGAATACAAGGCCGTGGACCTGGACGGCAAGGTGCTGGGTCTGATAGGTATGGGCAGGATCGGGAGCATGGTGGCCAGGAAGGCTGCCGCCGCCTTTAACATGGAGGTAATCGCGTACGACCCTTATGTGCGGCCCGAAGTGGCGGCGAAAAATGGAGTTGTATTATATGAAGATTTGGACCGCATCTTCCGGGAAGCCGATGTTATATCCATTCACACTCCCCTCACGGCTGAGACCAGGGGCCTGGTAAATGAGGCCAGGCTGGCCCTGATGAAATCTTCGGCTTTCCTGGTGAACTTCTCCCGCGGTGGCGTGGTGGACGAGGAGGCTCTGTATCGCGCTCTTAAAGATGGAGTTATTGCCGGCGCCGCCCTGGATGTTTTCGAGGAAGAGCCCCCCTCACGAAATCATCAGTTATTTGAGCTCGATAATGTGCTGCTTTCTCCCCATAGCGCGGCCCTAACGGAGGAATGCGTGGTCAGGATGGCCACCGGCGCGGCCCGGGGGGTAGTAGATGTACTTACTGGTAAAAGGCCACAATTTGTGGTTAACACGGAAGTTTTAAAGCAATAGTAGTAAAACATTTACCTGCTAAGCAAAGGGACAAAATAGGACGTGGCGGGTCGACTGCAAGGGGGAATTTATTAGTGGCCAGGTATTCCGTCCCCAATGGTAAAAAAATGGTGGAATTTGAGATACCGGATGGAGTAGATGTGACCGTCGTTGAGTCCCGGAAACTTCCCGTCCTTCCCGATACGGAACGAGCTATCAGGGAGGCTGTCGCCAACCCTATTGGCAGCCGGCGTCTGCGGGCTATGGTGCAACCGGGGCAGAAGGTGGCTATAATCGTTACCGATATTACCCGGAAACTACCGGAGGACATTATCCTGTCGGTTTTAATAGAGGAACTGCTGGCCGGCGGTATCTGCGTGAATGATATTACCGTAGTGGTGGCTACCGGGACCCACAGGCCCAATAGCCGCAAAGAGTTAGTTGATATGTTTGGTGAGGAAAACGTCACCCGCCTGCGCTTCGTCAACCACAACGCCTGGGATAAAGAAGGACTGGTTTATTTAGGCAAATCTCAAAGAGGCATACCGCTGGTAGTCAATAAATATGTGGCGGCAGCAGATATTAAAATCTCCACCGGGGTTATCGAGACCCACCTCCTGGCCGGCTACAGCGGCGGCGTAAAAAGCGTGGCTGTCGGGGTAGCGGGGGCGGAGACTATAGCAGCGACCCACAATTACCAGGTGATGGCAGAAACACGGCTGGGGGTGATTGAGGGTAACACCTTCCGGGATTTCTTGACCGAGGCCGCTATGGCTATAGGCCTGGACTTTATCGTCAACGTAGTCCAGACCGGCAATAAAGAATTGGTCCGGGTGGTGGCCGGGCACCCGGTGGCGGCTTTCCTGGAAGGCGTCAAGACGGCGCGGACCATGTATGAGGTGGAGATTGATCATCATGCGGATATTGTCATTGCCGGCGTAGGTTACCCCAAAAACCGCGACCTTTACCAGGCTACCAGGGCGGCCAACACCTCTATCTTCGGTCCCCGGCCGGTGGTGAAAAAAGGCGGGGTAATCATTATTCCGGCCAGCTGCGAAGACGGCTTCGGCCACCCCGGCTACGTGGACTGGATGGCCGCGTCCGGTGGGCCCGACGACATTATTGAACATGCCGCGAAGGAAGGTTTTGCCCCCGGGGATCAAAAAGCACTAATTTTGGCTTGGATTCTAAAACAGGCGCGGGTGGTTGTGACCGATTGTGAAATTCCTGCAGGAGAATTAAAAAAGGTATATTTAGAAGCCATGCCTACTTTGCAGGAGGCAGTGAACAGGGAAATTGCGGGTAGAACCGGTGTGAGGGTAATTATAATCCCGGATGCCCTTCTTACTTTGCCCATTTTGCGAAAACAGCAACACTTATAATTTTATCTAGCCGGGGGTGGTGGCGGTGAAGAAACATATAAGGACGACGGGCGTCTTTTTAATCATCGTTGGCGTGGCTATAATGGTCGACTCTGTTATGGTGCTTAAACTTGGAAATTATCATAATCCGGATTCTGGCTTTTTGCCCTTTTGGTACAGTTTACTGATGGTAATATTCAGCCTGGTGCTGGTAATCAGTAATTTGGGTGCTGATGACCGGCCGCAACCTTTTTGGGAATCCCTGCAATGGGTAAATCCCTTAATAGCTGTCATAATTATAGGATTATACGGTTTTATTATGGAAAAATTAGGATATTTACTCGCTACTTTTATATTTCTTCTGGTATGGGAAAAGCTTTTGGAGCATGAAAAATGGTTGAAAACATTAGTTATTTCCGTCTTCGGGACCATTTCATTATATTTAATTTTTGAGCATATGCTGGGAGTCCCGCTTCCGGCAGGCATTTTCGCTCTATAGGGGGGCAAGTAATGGGTATTTTTGAAGGTCTTTTTAACGGATTTTCCATTGCCCTGCAGGGCTACAACCTTTTATTTGCCTTTATAGGCTGCTTGCTCGGCACGGCCATCGGTGTCCTTCCCGGCCTCGGCCCGGCGGCTACAATATCACTACTCTTACCGGTAGTTTATAAAATGAGTTCACCGGCGACATCAATAATTTTTTTGGCCGGAATTTATTACGGTTCGATGTACGGCGGGTCGACGACTTCGATTCTCCTTAACTTGCCGGGTGAGGCGGCATCGGTAGTTACCGCGATAGATGGCTATAAAATGGCTTTGAAAGGTCGGGCAGGAGCGGCGTTGGGAATTGCCGCCATTGGCTCTTTTATCGCCGGCACTATCGGGGTGATTGGTTTGAGCATAGTCGCCCCTCCCCTGGCCGAATTTGCCCTGCGCTTTGGGCCCCCGGAGTACTTTGCCCTCACCCTTGTGGGGCTTTTGCTGGCGGTATTTCTTTCGGGATCGTCCATAGTAAAGGGGCTTATTGCCTTACTCATCGGCCTTTTGCTGGCGAGCGTCGGTCTTGATCCCATTACCGGTAAGGTCCGTTTTACCGGTGGAATTATAGGCCTTCAAGGCGGTTTTGATTTTGTAACTCTGGCCATGGGGGTATTCGGCATCGGTGAGATTTTATATAGCCTCGAACAAAACATTAAAGGTGAGATTGTAACTACAAAAATCGGCAAAGTTTTTCCTACCATAAAAGATTTCATAGAAGCGAAATGGGCGATTATTCGCGGTTCGTTAATCGGCTTTTTCGTTGGCATCCTTCCCGGCGGCGGGGCCGTAATTGCTTCCTTGGCGTCCTACGCCGTGGAAAAAAGGTGCTCCAAGAAACCGGAAGAATTCGGACATGGGGCCATATGCGGCGTTGCTGGCCCGGAATCGGCGAACAATGCCGCCTCCAGTGCCTCTTTTATACCTCTCCTTACGTTGGGTATCCCCGGTAATGCCTCTATCGCCATGATTTTTGCAGCGCTAATGATCCAGGGGGTAACACCCGGACCTTTCCTTGTAAAAGAGCACGCCGATGTCTTTTGGGGAGTTATCGCTTCGATGTATATAGGCAATCTGATGTTGTTGGCCCTCAATCTACCCCTTGTGGGTCTCTGGGTTCAACTTTTGAAGGTTCCTTTTGGGATTCTGGCACCGGCGGTGGTATTGTTCACCTGTGTAGGCGTCTACAGCATCGCCAACGATACCTTCAATATATATGCCTTACTGTTCTTCGGCCTCCTGGGCTATTTTATGCGCAAACTTGATTTTGAGCCGGGTCCGTTACCTTTAGCCTTCGTACTTGCCCCCATAATTGAGAATTCTTTAAGGCAGTCTCTTTTGATGTCGGGCGGCAGTATGGCCATCTTTTTTACCCGGCCAATAGCGGCGACTTTGTTCGCTATCTTTATAGCTCTGGTGATTGCACAAGGTCTGCAAACGTTATGTCAGCGAAAAAGGTCGAAGGTTTCGCCGGGAATGAGCACCGGCGAAGTTTAATACAGCCTTCGTAAAGCTATCTACGGGAAATAAACTTAATGGAAAGGGGTAGATAATTAAGATGTATCGTAAGAAAGCCTGGAGAATATTGGGTCTGTTGATGGTCGCCCTGCTGGTGCTCCTTATTGCCAGCGGCTGCGGCGGTAAATCTGCTACTCAGGACAATACCCCTTCTCAAGAGAAGAACGAAGGGGCTGCGGCAACAAGCAGTAAATATCCAGAAAAACCCATCACCATTATCGTTCCTTATGCGGCAGGCGGTTCTACCGATGCCTTGGCCAGGGCCATTGAAAAGGTTTGGACCAAATACTGCCCGCAGCCCGTCATGATTGTTAACAAACCGGGCGCTGGCGCTGTTGTAGGTCGGGAATTTGTCAAAACTTCCAAGCCCGACGGTTACACCTTAATGATAGGCTACGGTTCAGGGGAAGACCTAATCGGTCCCCAGTTGCAAAAAGTACCCTACGATCCTCTGAAGGATTTCACGCCTATTGCCAGGATGTCGATCCACTCAACCATTATTTGTGTTCCTGGCAACTCCCAGTTTAAATCAATGAAGGAGCTTATTGATTGGGCTAAAACTAGTAATCAGCCCGTCACCGCCAGCGTATCGACGGCTACGGGCAACGTCAATATCACCATGCGCGGGATCGGCAAAGTTACTGGCATTAACATCGTTCCCATACCCCATCAGGGTGGCGCCCAAGCCATTACCGACCTGATCGGCGGGCATGCCATCGTGGGCGGCGGTTCCGGCAACGAAGTGGCGCCCCATATTCAGGCCGGCAGGCTGCGTCCTCTGGCTGTAGATCTACCGGAGCGCGATCCCGCCTTCCCGGATGTACCGACTTTAAAAGAGCAGGGCATTAATTTCTACAGCTGGGGATCGGTTAAAGGTATTGCCGCTCCGGCCGGAACTCCTAAAGAAGTGGTTGATTATCTAGCCGACGTACTGAAAAAGGTAAGCGAAGATCCCGAGTTTAAAGAGTCAATGAAGAATCTCCATCAGCCCATCCTTTATATGGGTCCCGAAGAATTTCAGAAATTCTTCAAAGAGGCCTATGACTATTTCGGCAAGCTGATTAAAGACCTGAATATAACATTGCAATAAAAGGTTGTAACCCTTCCTTTCCCGTAGATAGCTTTACTTTTTGAAAGGAGATATTTCCATGAAGCCCATGTCCTCCCGAGAAAGATTCCTTACTGCATTGAAAAAACAGCAGCCCGACCGGGTGCCGTGGTTTGAGAGTTACGTCCACCGAGGTCTCGCCGACAGGATTGTCGGGCGCAAGACCGATTTGCCGCCGGGCTGGCGTACCCCACCGGACTTATATAAAATTCTCTGCCTTGATACCATAACGTATAACTTCAGGCCCCCCTTTTATGCCATCATGGAGAAGAACGGCGACGTAGAACAATTGAAGGAAGGCCTGCTCAAGACCAGGGACGACTTAAAGGCTTTAAAGGAGTTTCTACCCGATCCTGAGAATCCGGATTTTTACAGGGGCGCCGAAGAACTTTTATCCTTTGCCCGGCAAAACGGCCTGGCGGCCATTGCTGGTATCAGGGTGGGGTTGAGCAACACGTACAACAGCATGGGGTATGAAAACTTCTCCTACGCCCTTTATGACGACCCCGGTTTTATTGAAGAAAGTATGGAATTGATCGGCGAGTGGTGTATTAAGGTTATTGAGCGGGTAAATGATTTAGGTTTCGATGCAGCCTATATTTCCGAGGACATAGCTTTTAAATGGGGACCGATGTTTTCTCCGGAACACTTCCGGAAATATATGCTGCCCCATATGAAAAAGGTAGTTGATCACATAGCTATTCCCAGGATATACCATACTGATGGCAATCCCCTGCCCATGCTTAAAGATCTGGTGGAAGAGCTAAACATCTGCGCCATTGCCAATCTAGAGCATGGTGCCGTTGATATTTTCCAGGTGAAGGAAGAATGGGGAGATAAGCTCTGCCTCATTGGCAACATGGACCTGCATTATACCTTAACAATGGGTACTCCCGAAGAGACGGTATTAGAGGCCAAAGAGAAGCTCGAAAAGGTGGGCAAGGGAGGGGGCTATATTATTTCCAGTTCTAATGGCTTGACAGAATACTGCAAGGCGGAAAATATATTAGCTTTAAACGGAGCAATACTGCGGTACGGTGTTTATTTTGAATAGCTAACTTCCCTACCAGGGTTTTTTATACCCGTTTGGTTCCTGGTTTTCAGTGAAAGGGGGGGTTAAGCAAATGTCGTAAAGAACCATATCAAATGGACGAGATATAATCTAAAAGGAGGCGTTAAAAATATGCCAAAATTCGCCGCCAACTTAACCATGCTGTTTACCGAAGTGCCTTTCCTGGAGCGCTTTCAGGCCGCGCGGGAAGCGGGTTTCAAAGCGGTGGAGTTTCTTTTCCCGTATGAATACAGCATGGACGCGATAAAGGGCGCGGTAGAAGAAAACAATCTCCAGGTGGTGCTTTTTAACCTACCTGCCGGCGACTGGGCGGCGGGTGAGCGCGGCATTGCCGCCAACCCGCAGCGGAGGGAAGAATTCCGTGAAGGAGTTAAGCAGGCAGTGGCCTGGGCCCGCGCCCTGGGCGTGCCGCGGTTGAACTGCCTGGCCGGCAAGAGGTTAGACGCCTTCACTTTTGAAGAGCAGTGGCAGGCGCTGGTGGACAACGTCCGCTATGCGGCTGGAGTTCTGGGAGAACATGGCTT from the Moorella sp. E308F genome contains:
- a CDS encoding sulfurtransferase TusA family protein; translation: MSEVNITKTIDARGSYCPGPLMELVKAIKRGQIGDVYELLSSDNGSAKDVPEWVNKMGHELVYCREDGDFWRIAVKKTK
- the larA gene encoding nickel-dependent lactate racemase gives rise to the protein MARYSVPNGKKMVEFEIPDGVDVTVVESRKLPVLPDTERAIREAVANPIGSRRLRAMVQPGQKVAIIVTDITRKLPEDIILSVLIEELLAGGICVNDITVVVATGTHRPNSRKELVDMFGEENVTRLRFVNHNAWDKEGLVYLGKSQRGIPLVVNKYVAAADIKISTGVIETHLLAGYSGGVKSVAVGVAGAETIAATHNYQVMAETRLGVIEGNTFRDFLTEAAMAIGLDFIVNVVQTGNKELVRVVAGHPVAAFLEGVKTARTMYEVEIDHHADIVIAGVGYPKNRDLYQATRAANTSIFGPRPVVKKGGVIIIPASCEDGFGHPGYVDWMAASGGPDDIIEHAAKEGFAPGDQKALILAWILKQARVVVTDCEIPAGELKKVYLEAMPTLQEAVNREIAGRTGVRVIIIPDALLTLPILRKQQHL
- a CDS encoding IS3 family transposase, coding for MEKRKKFTAEQKANIVLEMLRGEKTVAEIAAQYEVHPTQLHRWKAEAIENLPSLFTRGASELEKMRKQYEAEKEELIKQIGQLTIEVNWLKKNLLNSTSAVERREMVERHHPEISVKRQAELLDVNRTSIYYKPSEEADKGIELMHQIDEIYTRWPHYGYRRIRAVLRDMGYVVNKKRVLRLMRRMGIAGLCPGPNLSKRNHQNHTYPYLLRGVKAERPDHIWGIDITYIRMKGSFMYLVAIIDWYSRYIVSWELSQTLERSFVMRALKKALAVRKPEIINSDQGSHFTCSEYIELLKRNGIQISMDGKGRATDNAITERFFRNLKWEKIYYEEYRKPREVYRAVRTYIDEYNFERPHQAINHQKPADLYFGQLKLAETTLVTM
- the dapA gene encoding 4-hydroxy-tetrahydrodipicolinate synthase — encoded protein: MAKFVPRGIIPAMATPTDEWGNINESALRKLVNHLIEGGVHGLFPVGSQGEFFALTFEQKKKVIEIVIDETRGRVPVYAGTAALTTKEAIETTKMARDLGVDAVSILTPFFTNLSQKEVIGFYLDIARAVPDLPVLLYSNPGRTKVPIAVETVKELAAVDNIVGIKDSSGDMTLTAEYIRVTRDMDFSVLAGRDTLIYATLCYGGTGSITATANVEPRIAVEIYEAFMAGDHRRALEAQYHLAPLRLAFELGTFPVVIKEALNMIGIDAGKAIRPVGPLTEENRARLRQVLQDMGVVKA
- a CDS encoding DUF1641 domain-containing protein, which translates into the protein MAQPARKIMGTTSTEPELSGRSREVLDLISAGMDSLEPPVIQNMVGNLVRLGEMADEFNRPEMLDLFREVARAGSNLRSLIAEIRDLQETGTMTTLLELGRVVQAMKDSLTAGVVTGALQQIVNTVFMMDQIQTLKGDRLMTGMIAAMQEAVQENKDKSPQGVLSLLRQLNNPEARKGLSIFASFLQKLPAHLGSTN
- a CDS encoding HpcH/HpaI aldolase family protein, giving the protein MRENKVKKALADGEVVIGTMISEVRGPGIITMLATAGYDFVYIDMEHSSYSIETVADMIAVSKATDIVTIVRTPGLSRLALSRPLDAGAEGLLIPQVESEEEVKKIVEYTKYYPLGERGMALRRAHSNFAPVKTADYIKLANEQTLIVIQIESETAIRDLEKLVSVQGVDAAFIGPADLTQSYGIPGQTGDPRITAALERFIRVCNDHGVAPGIHVYDMDSAKRWIDAGMRLIAYSNDISMIVDTGRRYTAELKEYVASKC
- a CDS encoding NAD(P)/FAD-dependent oxidoreductase, which produces MTRRIIIVGGGVAGTMVANRLAKSMETEVYNGELEIVLIGDTGKHIYQPGFLFMAFNEGFLEQFAREEKYLLHPKVNFVMDAARHIDVDRKRVITGKQSFDYDFLVIATGSYPDMDSVPGLAAGGHTFYTPEGAEKLRYEMLNFQGGTLLVTIDVPHKCPVAPLEFIFMADDYYREAGIRNKVQLKYTYPIGRVHSLEPVAKWAVKEFEKRGIEYETFFNLEKVDPEKRIAYNMDGSEHPYDLLIAIPAHRGARVIQDSGLGDEDGFIPTDRYSLKMEGQDCVYVIGDATDLPVSKAGSTAHYEADVVVKNLISELKGLPATHRYNGKAFCFIETGLNEATYITFNYKQPPQPVPPSEMLHWFKLSYNEMYWLSARGIL
- a CDS encoding tripartite tricarboxylate transporter TctB family protein; translation: MVAVKKHIRTTGVFLIIVGVAIMVDSVMVLKLGNYHNPDSGFLPFWYSLLMVIFSLVLVISNLGADDRPQPFWESLQWVNPLIAVIIIGLYGFIMEKLGYLLATFIFLLVWEKLLEHEKWLKTLVISVFGTISLYLIFEHMLGVPLPAGIFAL
- a CDS encoding hydroxyacid dehydrogenase encodes the protein MKKKVLIVQPIHESGLKVFDDRFEVRVAPDPSVETVKREIKGVEGVIVRTAPFTREIIAAADSLKVIARHGVGVDNIDLRAATERGILVLNTPDANAVSVAEHTLTAIGALAKRVLPMDRATRRGDWEARNEYKAVDLDGKVLGLIGMGRIGSMVARKAAAAFNMEVIAYDPYVRPEVAAKNGVVLYEDLDRIFREADVISIHTPLTAETRGLVNEARLALMKSSAFLVNFSRGGVVDEEALYRALKDGVIAGAALDVFEEEPPSRNHQLFELDNVLLSPHSAALTEECVVRMATGAARGVVDVLTGKRPQFVVNTEVLKQ